One genomic window of Solanum stenotomum isolate F172 chromosome 9, ASM1918654v1, whole genome shotgun sequence includes the following:
- the LOC125876400 gene encoding sucrose synthase-like: MAASGLSIKERLEEAILARPDEISALKSRIESEGKGVMKPLDLLNHLISVNSKKNGVNVGNSALVEVLSCSQEAIIVPPQLALAVRPRPGVWEYLSLNLKQQKVAELTIPEYLQLKEDVVDESGNILEMDFEPFTTVTPTKTLSDSIGNGLEFLNRHIASTMFHDKEIAKCLLDFLRQHNYKGKSLMVKESIQSLESFQFVLKKAEEYLCTLSSETPYSNFESKFEEIGLERGWGNTAERVQETISHLLHLLEAPNASSLENFLGRIPLVFNVVILTPHGYFAQENVLGYPDTGGQVVYILDQVPAMETEMLLRLKLQGLDDIIPRILVVTRLLPDAIGTTCGERMEKVYGAEHSHIIRVPFRTEKGMLRKWISRFEVWPYMETFTEDVAEELVKELQAKPDLIIGNYSEGNLAASLLAKKFGATQCTIAHALEKTKYPNSDLYWKKFDDKYHFSSQFTADLYAMNHTDFIITSTFQEIAGSKNTVGQYESHTAFTMPGLYRVVHGIDSFDPKFNIVSPGADMSIYFPYTEKEKRLTKFHPEIEELLYSPVENKEHLCVLKDRNKPILFTMARLDRVKNLTGLVEWYAKNARLRELVNLVVVGGDRRKESKDLEEQAEMKKMYDLIETYNLNGQFRWISSQMNRVRNGELYRYIADTRGAFVQPAFYEAFGLTVVESMTCGLPTFATCNGGPFEIIVHGKSGFHIDPNQGDKATDLLVKFFEKSKEDPSYWDNISKGGLQRIIEKYTWQIYSQKVMTLSGIYGFWKFATKNDKVASAKKRYLEMFYELMFKKSAEKVPLAIDE; the protein is encoded by the exons atggCTGCTAGTGGTCTTAGTATTAAGGAACGTTTGGAGGAAGCCATTTTGGCCCGTCCAGATGAAATTTCGGCACTCAAGTCAAG GATTGAAAGTGAAGGGAAAGGGGTCATGAAACCACTTGATCTCTTGAACCATTTGATTTCTGTGAATAGTAAGAAGAATGGAGTAAATGTTGGTAACAGTGCACTTGTGGAAGTACTCAGTTGCAGCCAGGAAGCTATTATTGTACCACCACAACTTGCATTAGCTGTACGTCCAAGGCCCGGTGTTTGGGAGTACTTGTCACTGAATCTTAAGCAACAGAAAGTGGCTGAATTGACCATCCCTGAGTACCTTCAATTGAAAGAGGACGTTGTCGATGAAAG TGGAAACATCTTGGAAATGGATTTTGAGCCATTTACTACTGTAACTCCTACAAAGACACTTTCGGATTCCATTGGTAATGGTCTGGAGTTTCTTAATCGCCACATTGCTTCGACAATGTTCCATGACAAGGAGATTGCTAAGTGCCTCCTTGACTTTCTTAGACAACATAACTACAAAGGAAAG TCACTGATGGTGAAAGAAAGCATCCAAAGCCTGGAAAGTTTCCAATTTGTCCTGAAAAAAGCAGAGGAATATCTTTGCACCCTGAGTTCAGAAACTCCGTACTCCAATTTTGAATCCAAGTTTGAAGAGATTGGGTTGGAAAGAGGATGGGGAAACACTGCTGAACGTGTGCAAGAAACCATCAGTCATCTGTTGCACCTCCTTGAGGCTCCTAATGCATCTTCTTTGGAAAACTTCCTTGGAAGAATCCCACTAGTTTTCAATGTTGTCATTCTCACCCCACATGGTTATTTCGCCCAAGAAAACGTTCTTGGTTATCCTGACACTGGTGGCCAG GTTGTTTACATTCTTGATCAAGTTCCAGCCATGGAGACTGAGATGCTTCTCCGTTTGAAGCTTCAAGGACTTGATGATATCATCCCTCGCATCCTTGTT GTAACCAGGCTGCTGCCTGATGCAATAGGAACCACTTGTGGTGAGCGTATGGAGAAAGTATATGGGGCAGAGCATTCTCATATAATTCGTGTTCCATTTAGAACTGAGAAGGGAATGTTGCGCAAATGGATCTCAAGATTCGAAGTCTGGCCATACATGGAAACTTTCACTGAG GATGTCGCGGAGGAACTTGTCAAGGAATTGCAAGCTAAACCAGACTTGATCATTGGAAACTACAGTGAGGGTAACCTTGCTGCCTCCTTGTTGGCTAAGAAATTTGGGGCAACTCAATGCACTATTGCTCATGCCTTGGAGAAAACCAAGTATCCAAACTCTGACCTATATTGGAAGAAATTCGACGACAAGTATCATTTCTCAAGTCAGTTCACTGCTGATCTTTATGCCATGAATCACACTGATTTCATCATCACCAGCACTTTCCAAGAAATTGCTGGAag TAAGAATACTGTAGGGCAGTATGAGAGCCACACTGCTTTTACCATGCCTGGATTGTACCGAGTAGTCCATGGAATCGATTCATTTGATCCAAAGTTCAACATTGTCTCCCCTGGTGCTGATATGTCAATCTACTTCCCTTACACTGAAAAGGAGAAAAGGCTAACCAAGTTCCACCCTGAAATTGAAGAACTTCTCTACAGTCCTGTTGAGAATAAGGAGCACCT ATGTGTGTTGAAGGACCGTAACAAGCCAATCCTCTTCACCATGGCAAGGCTAGACCGAGTGAAGAATCTGACAGGGCTCGTGGAATGGTATGCCAAGAATGCAAGGCTGAGGGAGCTTGTTAACCTTGTGGTTGTTGGTGGAGACAGAAGGAAAGAATCCAAGGATTTGGAAGAGCAAGCAGAGATGAAGAAAATGTATGACCTTATTGAAACCTACAACCTGAATGGCCAATTCAGGTGGATTTCTTCCCAGATGAATCGTGTGAGGAACGGAGAGCTTTACCGTTACATTGCAGACACGAGGGGTGCTTTCGTTCAGCCAGCCTTCTATGAGGCTTTCGGTTTGACAGTTGTTGAGTCCATGACTTGTGGCTTGCCCACATTTGCTACTTGCAATGGTGGACCATTTGAGATTATAGTACACGGAAAATCTGGATTCCACATTGACCCTAATCAGGGCGACAAGGCTACTGATCTTTTGGTCAAGTTCTTTGAGAAATCCAAAGAAGATCCAAGTTATTGGGACAACATATCCAAGGGAGGCCTACAACGTATCATCGAGAA GTATACATGGCAAATTTATTCACAGAAAGTGATGACACTATCAGGAATTTACGGATTCTGGAAGTTTGCAACCAAAAATGACAAAGTTGCTAGTGCAAAGAAGCGTTATCTCGAAATGTTCTATGAACTCATGTTTAAGAAATCT GCTGAGAAAGTTCCACTGGCCATTGATGAATAG